The following proteins are co-located in the Chlorocebus sabaeus isolate Y175 chromosome 21, mChlSab1.0.hap1, whole genome shotgun sequence genome:
- the LOC103226197 gene encoding protein CFAP144P1 produces the protein MAGHPKERVVTDEVHQNQILRELYLKELRTQKLYTQYHVNPLRKVHRITRKPMSWHDNLEEPADARFLNLIHHAAQGPRKKYPEAQTENQEIGWDSEPLVDPERSDRRMNHFRVYNDITLYKAKMWSLGEDDRHK, from the coding sequence ATGGCTGGACACCCGAAAGAGAGGGTGGTCACAGATGAGGTCCATCAGAACCAGATCTTGCGGGAGCTGTACCTCAAAGAGTTACGAACCCAGAAACTCTACACTCAGTACCACGTGAATCCCCTGCGCAAGGTTCACAGGATTACGAGGAAGCCCATGTCTTGGCATGATAACCTGGAGGAACCCGCAGACGCCAGGTTTCTGAATCTcattcaccatgctgcccaggggCCAAGGAAGAAGTACCCGGAGGCACAAACTGAAAACCAGGAAATTGGGTGGGACTCAGAGCCCTTGGTCGACCCAGAACGCAGTGACCGTAGGATGAACCACTTCAGGGTCTACAATGACATCACTCTGTACAAAGCTAAAATGTGGAGCTTGGGAGAAGATGATCGCCACAAGTAG